A genomic region of Megalobrama amblycephala isolate DHTTF-2021 linkage group LG6, ASM1881202v1, whole genome shotgun sequence contains the following coding sequences:
- the hnrnpa3 gene encoding heterogeneous nuclear ribonucleoprotein A3, with product MEGRVSKEPEQLRKLFIGGLSFETTEDSLRAHFEQWGKLTDCVVMRDPANKRSRGFGFVTYSCVSEVDAAMAARPHKVDGRVVEPKRAVSREDSNKPGAHLTVKKIFVGGIKEDTDEYHIREYFEPYGKIETVDIMEERSTGKKRGFCFVTFDDHDTVDKIVAQKYHTINSHNCEVRKALPKQEMQAVSNQRYRGGGGGGDNFMGRGGNFGGDNFGRGGYGGGRGGYGGDGYNGFGGNCGGGPGYGGGRGGYGGGPGFGNQGGGGFGGYDNYNDGRNFGGNFGGGSGGGGGGGNYNDFGNYGGQQSNYGPMKGNNFGGGRNSGPYGGGYGSGGGGGGYNSRRY from the exons ATGGAG GGTCGAGTCAGTAAGGAGCCGGAGCAGCTCAGGAAGCTGTTTATTGGTGGACTTAGTTTTGAGACCACAGAGGACAGTTTACGAGCTCACTTTGAGCAATGGGGCAAACTCACAGACTGCGTG GTAATGAGAGATCCAGCAAACAAACGCTCGCGAGGTTTCGGCTTTGTGACGTATTCCTGTGTCTCGGAGGTTGACGCTGCTATGGCAGCACGGCCACACAAAGTGGACGGTCGAGTCGTTGAGCCCAAACGGGCCGTCTCCAGAGAG gactctaataaaccTGGAGCTCATCTGACAGTGAAGAAGATCTTTGTGGGTGGAATCAAGGAAGACACAGATGAGTATCACATCCGAGAGTACTTTGAGCCGTATGGGAAGATTGAGACCGTCGATATCATGGAGGAGCGTTCGACTGGGAAAAAGAGAGGATTCTGCTTCGTCACCTTCGATGATCATGATACTGTGGATAAAATTGTTG CACAAAAATATCACACGATCAACTCGCATAACTGTGAAGTAAGAAAAGCACTTCCAAAGCAGGAGATGCAAGCTGTTTCTAATCAGAGGT ATCGCGGTGGAGGTGGAGGTGGGGATAATTTCATGGGCAGAGGAGGAAACTTCGGAGGTGACAACTTTGGCAGAG GAGGGTACGGAGGAGGCCGGGGTGGCTACGGAGGAGATGGATACAACGGATTCG GGGGTAACTGTGGTGGGGGTCCTGGCTATGGAGGGGGCCGTGGAGGGTACGGTGGAGGTCCTGGATTCGGTAACCAAGGCGGAGGAGGCTTCGGAGGATATGACAACTACAATGATGGCAGGAATTTTGGAG GTAACTTTGGTGGTGGTAGTGGAGGCGGTGGAGGAGGAGGAAATTACAATGATTTCGGGAATTACGGTGGACAACAGTCCAACTACGGCCCCATGAAGGGAAATAACTTTGGAGGAGGAAGGAACTCAGGACCTTACGGAG GTGGATATGGCTCTGGCGGCGGAGGAGGGGGTTATAACTCCAGGAGATATTAA